From one Anopheles bellator chromosome 1, idAnoBellAS_SP24_06.2, whole genome shotgun sequence genomic stretch:
- the LOC131216716 gene encoding mucin-5AC, with translation MNEFTSRGKDLLLTVVDTNSVQHEATGPAGRQAPSSGRSGKDLLDESYQRTKELAMNISAVQRAVLASQQARLQAAAATTTVPAPGGRQNSNPDIQDIITGIVKLLNGNVNVQANPQPTRRHSATRINNRGPPRISEAQPLPNEYDGELTPPTSQRPLLQPHEQPPPDHPLVRPFLTGVPIPEQIVPSMQHPYRPGFVSQNRPPWQRPKPRPPISPIRRPIPPYKPYPTNVDYRPDVGEPQSLPGQAVPPPPPQAPPLTIPTSGNDPGNAIDNVTEKVIEDPPYELAPGPTTEADEDVTAATESAATLAPAEEPATEVQYTIESATSAASVMPPPGAHDPEVVPSVYEINSIEYLPSSGTLEPSPTTTTTLTTTTTTTSSTTIDPSSDRDRYEITSTPTLGTPDTTTITSTRTTSETTTTSIVPTSTQDAATAATSKPTTPDYRFQPRPGLVLDDPDFKPGGSGGGASGSSNVIRTQHLPPFNSNKRPEIYTAPALGGATGSNVRPSYGEIFDVTLSAIQGPGGSGGAGSQQTIKINPYYNQRPRPGELQPAGDASIILSASGTDGFVSIDGKRSYIDLFGTDKKTLRPTPTVQPTAGGVVRPTDVRPKPTKVPPLQPGIIGTGYAVPETESPVHATGGGGGSAGGPPVHRGSAGLVHGQSRPKYPPGGLPPVRIDTCIVGDDSTCDQAQNERCRTENGVSSCHCRPGYARRKHRDPCRRIVSLMLSMRVDKIYERRIHWDPSLADRGNEKHQQLSYEAIRAMDSAMSMTPFSDEFLEARVNGIYTINPSSAAASSPGGGVVYVNYTINLDENAETLRPALRSDIQRHLLGVIHRRNNNIGNSALYVEAPTGAVSSVQDVDECTSDELNDCDEEAHCTNLFGTFRCECNYGFRDPWADQPQRAGRECLTCPESYCNNRGTCSYDNANNRQVCKCLGSYYGTQCEIDGEVLGVAVGASVAAVVIIVLTLICLVMWSRKWQREHKNAMGSPVFGYLGNGQVKTPVMGQAPYQVTLEDRMRWAQIADVMAQANHYAVSYEAEPVGGGGRPSSAMFGYPNLQTIGSMNTLSLHGTLPMHTGTLPPVPLPRTLGLHRNGMRTLENSSSSEEEDRADLLGRNFNVPRPKSRSNASVTSGIYYDVDYAPTGAEQLYGGGGSTLGAGLGSVTGGIGQAASGTTKSQSSIPMSTYTSSGRPVQSTYYK, from the exons ATGAACGAGTTTACGTCGCGCGGAAAGGACCTACTCCTGACGGTGGTGGACACCAACAGCGTGCAACACGAGGCAACCGGTCCGGCAGGGAGACAGGCACCGTCGTCGGGCCGTAGCGGGAAAGATCTGCTCGACGAGTCTTACCAGCGGACGAAGGAGCTGGCGATGAACATTTCGGCGGTCCAGCGGGCCGTATTAGCCTCCCAGCAGGCCCGGTTACAAGCGGCGgctgcaacgacgacggtacCGGCACCTGGCGGTCGGCAGAACTCGAACCCGGACATCCAGGACATCATCACCGGGATCGTAAAGCTGCTCAACGGGAACGTGAACGTGCAGGCCAATCCGCAGCCCACGCGACGCCATTCGGCCACGCGCATCAACAACCGTGGTCCGCCACGTATTTCCGAGGCCCAACCCCTACCGAACGAGTACGACGGGGAACTGACACCCCCGACCTCCCAGAGACCGCTGCTACAGCCCCACGAGCAACCACCGCCGG ATCATCCGCTCGTGCGCCCGTTCTTGACCGGTGTTCCCATCCCCGAACAGATCGTACCCTCGATGCAGCACCCGTACCGGCCCGGCTTTGTGTCCCAGAACCGGCCCCCTTGGCAGCGGCCCAAGCCCCGGCCACCGATCTCACCCATTCGGCGACCAATCCCACCGTACAAACCGTACCCAACCAACGTCGATTATCGACCGGATGTGGGCGAACCGCAAAGCCTGCCGGGTCAGGCGgttcctccgccaccaccgcaagcGCCACCACTCACCATCCCCACGTCTGGTAACGATCCGGGCAACGCGATCGATAACGTCACCGAGAAGGTGATCGAAGATCCGCCCTACGAATTGGCGCCTGGTCCGACGACTGAGGCGGACGAAGACGTAACCGCGGCGACCGAATCGGCTGCAACCCTGGCACCGGCGGAAGAGCCGGCCACGGAGGTCCAGTACACGATCGAATCGGCCACGAGCGCCGCCAGCGTGATGCCGCCTCCGGGAGCGCACGATCCGGAAGTGGTGCCAAGCGTTTACGAGATCAACTCGATCGAGTACCTGCCTTCGAGCGGAACCCTAGAGCCATCGCCGACAACAACGACCACGCtgacgaccaccaccaccacgacatCGAGCACTACGATCGATCCATCGAGCGATCGGGATCGATACGAGATCACTTCAACTCCGACACTGGGCACTCCCGACACGACAACGATCACGAGCACACGAACGACTTCGGAGACGACCACCACATCCATCGTCCCAACGAGCACCCAGGATGCGGCGACCGCGGCTACGAGCAAACCGACAACCCCGGACTATCGCTTCCAACCCCGACCCGGTCTCGTGCTGGACGATCCCGACTTCAAACCGGGTggaagcggtggcggtgcgtcCGGTTCCAGTAACGTCATACGCACCCAACACTTGCCCCcgttcaacagcaacaagcggCCCGAAATTTACACCGCTCCGGCGCTAGGTGGCGCCACCGGGTCCAATGTCCGCCCAAGCTACGGCGAAATCTTCGACGTGACCCTGTCCGCCATCCAAGGCCCGGGTGGCTCGGGAGGCGCCGGCTCACAGCAAACGATCAAGATCAACCCGTACTACAACCAGCGACCCCGTCCGGGTGAGCTGCAGCCGGCTGGCGATGCCAGCATCATCCTGTCCGCGTCCGGTACCGATGGGTTCGTGTCGATCGACGGTAAACGATCCTACATCGATCTGTTCGGGACGGACAAAAAGACGCTCCGGCCAACGCCAACCGTTCAaccgacggccggtggcgtCGTGCGGCCAACGGACGTGCGGCCCAAACCAACGAAGGTACCACCGCTGCAGCCGGGCATCATCGGGACGGGATATGCAGTGCCCGAAACAGAGTCGCCGGTTCATGcgactggcggtggtggtggcagtgcCGGAGGTCCTCCCGTACATCGAGGTTCCGCCGGGCTCGTACACGGCCAAAGCCGGCCAAAGTATCCTCCCGGTGGGTTGCCACCGGTCCGCATCGATACGTGCATCGTCGGTGATGATTCAACCTGCGACCAAGCGCAGAACGAACGCTGCCGAACGGAGAACGGAGTGTCAAGCTGCCACTGCCGGCCGGGGTACGCTCGCCGGAAGCACCGCGACCCGTGCCGCCGGATCGTCTCACTGATGCTGTCGATGCGCGTGGACAAGATCTACGAGCGGCGCATCCACTGGGATCCATCGTTGGCTGACCGGGGCAACGAAAAGCACCAGCAACTCAGCTACGAGGCCATTCGGGCG ATGGACTCCGCCATGTCGATGACTCCGTTCTCGGACGAGTTCCTCGAGGCACGCGTCAACGGTATCTACACGATCAatccgtcgtcggcggcggcatcgtcacccggcggcggcgtagtGTACGTCAACTACACCATCAATCTGGACGAGAACGCCGAAACGCTGCGGCCAGCACTCCGGTCCGACATCCAGCGCCATCTGCTGGGTGTGATCCACCGACGGAATAATAACATCGGCAACTCGGCCCTGTACGTCGAGGCACCCACCGGGGCCGTCTCGAGTGTGCAGGACGTGGACGAGTGCACTTCGGACGAGCTGAATGACTGCGACGAGGAAGCGCACTGCACCAACCTGTTCGGTACGTTCCGGTGCGAGTGCAACTATGGCTTCCGGGACCCGTGGGCCGATCAGCCGCAGCGGGCTGGGCGCGAGTGCCTGACCTGCCCGGAGTCGTACTGCAACAACCGGGGCACCTGCAGCTACGATAATGCCAACAATCGGCAGGTGTGCAAGTGTCTCGGCAGCTACTACGGCACGCAGTGCGAGATCGACGGGGAGGTGCTCGGCGTGGCCGTCGgcgcttcggtggccgccgtcgtcatcatcgtcctcacGCTCATCTGTCTGGTCATGTGGAG CCGCAAGTGGCAACGGGAGCACAAGAACGCCATGGGCAGCCCGGTGTTTGGGTACCTCGGCAACGGGCAGGTCAAAACGCCCGTCATGGGCCAGGCCCCGTACCAGGTGACGCTCGAGGACCGCATGCGGTGGGCGCAGATTGCGGACGTAATGGCTCAAGCGAATCATTACGCGGTAAGCTACGAA GCTGAacccgtcggcggcggcggacgacCATCGTCGGCCATGTTTGGCTACCCGAACCTGCAGACCATCGGCAGCATGAACACGCTCTCGCTGCACGGGACTCTGCCGATGCACACCGGTACCCTGCCACCAGTCCCTTTGCCAAG aacGCTCGGCTTGCATCGCAACGGTATGCGGACGTTGGAAAACTCCAGCTCGAGCGAAGAGGAGGATCGGGCCGATCTGCTGGGTCGTAACTTCAACGTACCGCGGCCTAAAAGTCGTAGCAATGCGAGCGTTACG TCCGGTATCTACTACGACGTGGATTACGCACCGACCGGCGCTGAGCAGCTGTACGGCGGCGGAGGCAGCACGCTCGGGGCCGGGCTCGGATCGGTGACCGGTGGCATCGGCCAGGCGGCCAGTGGTACGACCAAATCGCAAAGCAGCATACCAATGAGCACCTACACCTCGAGCGGTCGGCCAGTGCAGTCCACGTACTACAAGTGA
- the LOC131205241 gene encoding bromodomain-containing protein homolog — MGIDFEVNDYIKTLKKDGGPFKCPMCEKKYKSVIGLQYHLNNYDHDNPSPTVSTAVSTQIKQKGRKMKLGVTPKNQLAASPPKEGITYLEAEKLVRLDCNGKVIKIPVHDELQIVSLEEYESKCKLSSEFEAFAVAPPEEPEVQLPEGKFKEIEDYTICDAPPRPNAYIRFIEKSSEELDGEVEYDVDEEDTTWLSIINERRAAQNVGPVTVDSLELLMDRLEKESFFQAAANGQNGAVVDDDAVCCICMDGECQNTNVILFCDMCNLAVHQDCYGVPYIPEGQWLCRRCLQSPSRPVNCVLCPNTGGAFKQTDKGDWAHVVCALWIPEVRFANTVFLEPIDSIETIPMARWRLTCYICKQKGRGACIQCNKSYCYAAFHVTCAQQAGLCMRMDTVKGTDSNPVVVQKTAYCDSHTPLNALQTSPDAASQLSDAREVTREKMKKARKLLALKRTSAPVILIPTIPQNRIEEISSLVNIPKKQQFIQRLIAYWTLKRQYRNGVPLLRRLQSQGQAQGTMPGCRDRTDGSPDARELYQQLKYWQCLRQDLERARLLCELVRKREKIKLILIKTTEQCVMAQLNPIESVLHRILDQLEVKDDKEIFREPVDIDEVPDYMDIVKHPMDLGTMRQKLKRGMYVRIEDLEQDFGLMIRNCLAYNNKDTMFYRAGVRMRDAGAIVFRTVRKELERSGMFQKAAPVAVSAPTAVSVTPAASSGTLHSRGSTSGEDSIALDIESELTKITGQSASADHIGKLQTLLTKANGIRHALTRSKRIKQIRNEIARVKRALSKEPERALLTERVSNDLVAPAGGPPSTLSAHSASFAGGSLSPKKLGHPFHAEPSTSGASIGDARVAVGVKHATPDTSPLKVLNSSPSPSGVNRRTAVLFTRKAQAALKKPELLSRGEAAIGGANSTTVAHATPHAMSTTELLQKSAKKINRGKRIGKSGKGIESFLESATSSALDGKGLRKSLEAIPDSFRVYRGQQDREISDSESNLSLTGSTCSSCSGFSGSGTESEFGMDEDQSFCDTEMSSGTGEHEDAVEQFPEKPALEPLKLVWAKCRGYPWYPALIIDPCIPKGFVHNGVPLPAPPADVLALRSNYDEPVFLVLFFDVKRTWQWLPVGKLELLGVDKELDQSKLIESRKATERKAVNKAYQEALHYHSQVSSADGPAGKL, encoded by the exons ATGGGCATCGACTTCGAGGTGAACGACTACATAAAGACGCTGAAGAAAGATGGGGGCCCGTTTAAGTGTCCGATGTGCGAGAAGAAATACAAATCGGTGATCGGATTGCAGTACCATCTGAACAACTATGATCACGACAATCCATCGCCGACGGTATCGACCGCAGTGTCGACACAGATCAAACAGAAGGGTCGCAAGATGAAGTTGGGCGTAACGCCGAAAAATCAGCTCGCTGCGAGCCCCCCGAAGGAAGGCATCACGTATCTGGAGGCCGAGAAACTGGTGCGGCTCGATTGTAATGGCAAGGTCATCAAAATTCCAGTACACGACGAACTGCAGATTGTGTCGCTCGAAGAGTACGAGAGCAAGTGCAAGCTGTCGTCCGAGTTTGAGGCGTTCGCCGTGGCCCCGCCCgaggaaccggaagtgcagcTGCCCGAGGGCAAGTTTAAGGAGATCGAAGACTACACGATCTGTGATGCGCCACCGCGCCCGAACGCCTACATACGGTTCATCGAAAAGTCGAGCGAAGAGCTGGACGGTGAAGTGGAGTATGATGTGGACGAGGAGGACACGACCTGGCTGAGCATCATCAACGAACGGCGCGCGGCACAGAACGTCgggccggtgacggtggatTCGCTCGAGCTGCTGATGGACCGGTTGGAGAAGGAATCGTTCTTCCAGGCGGCTGCCAACGGGCAAAACGGGGCCGtggtcgacgacgatgccgtGTGCTGCATCTGCATGGACGGCGAGTGCCAAAACACGAACGTGATTCTGTTCTGCGACATGTGTAACCTGGCCGTCCACCAGGATTGCTACGGTGTGCCGTACATCCCCGAGGGTCAATGGCTGTGTCGCCGTTGTTTGCAGAGTCCAAGCCGGCCGGTGAACTGTGTGTTATGTCCGAACACGGGCGGAGCGTTCAAACAAACCGACAAGGGTGATTGGGCACACGTCGTATGCGCGCTGTGGATTCCAGAAGTGCGCTTTGCCAACACTGTGTTCCTGGagccgatcgattcgatcgaaacgatcccGATGGCCCGGTGGCGCTTGACGTGCTATATCTGCAAGCAAAAAGGGCGTGGGGCTTGCATTCAGTGTAACAAAAGCTACTGCTACGCTGCGTTCCACGTGACGTGTGCGCAGCAGGCCGGGCTTTGCATGCGCATGGATACCGTCAAAGGTACTGACAGCAATCCGGTCGTGGTACAAAAGACGGCCTACTGCGACTCGCATACTCCACTGAACGCACTGCAAACGTCACCGGATGCGGCTTCCCAGCTATCTGATGCACGCGAGGTGACGCgcgagaagatgaaaaaagcCCGGAAACTGCTCGCCCTGAAACGTACCAGTGCGCCGGTCATTCTGATTCCGACCATTCCGCAAAATCGCATCGAAGAGATCTCGTCGCTTGTGAACATCCCAAAGAAGCAGCAGTTCATCCAGCGTCTCATAGCCTACTGGACGCTCAAGCGACAATATCGAAACGGAGTGCCGCTGCTTCGGCGGCTCCAGTCACAGGGTCAGGCACAAGGCACGATGCCGGGCTGTCGCGATCGGACCGACGGATCGCCCGATGCACGCGAGCTGTACCAGCAGCTCAAGTACTGGCAGTGCCTGCGGCAAGATCTCGAGCGCGCTCGCCTATTGTGTGAGTTGGTGCGCAAACGGGAAAAGATCAAACTGATCCTAATCAAAACCACGGAACAGTGCGTAATGGCGCAACTCAATCCGATCGAGAGTGTGCTGCATCGTATTCTGGATCAGCTGGAGGTCAAGGATGACAAGGAAATCTTCCGCGAACCGGTCGACATCGACGAGGTGCCGGACTATATGGACATTGTGAAACACCCGATGGATCTGGGGACGATGCGGCAAAAGCTCAAGCGGGGCATGTACGTGCGCATCGAAGACCTGGAGCAGGATTTCGGCCTGATGATACGGAACTGTCTCGCGTACAACAACAAAGATACGATGTTTTACCGGGCTGGCGTGCGGATGCGTGACGCGGGTGCAATTGTGTTTCGCACCGTGCGCAAGGAACTGGAGCGTTCGGGAATGTTTCAGAAGGccgcaccggtggcggtgtcagCTCCTACGGCGGTTTCGGTTACACCCGCCGCTTCGTCCGGTACTCTCCATAGTAGAGGTTCAACATCCGGCGAGGACAGCATTGCATTGGACATCGAAAGTGAGCTGACGAAAATAACGGGCCAATCGGCGAGTGCCGACCACATCGGCAAGCTGCAAACACTGCTGACGAAAGCGAACGGCATCCGGCACGCACTGACCCGATCGAAGCGTATCAAGCAGATACGCAATGAAATTGCACGCGTCAAACGTGCGCTCAGCAAGGAACCGGAACGGGCACTG CTGACCGAGCGCGTATCGAACGATCTAGTGGCTCCGGCCGGTGGGCCACCATCTACGCTGTCGGCTCACTCGGCTTCGTTTGCCGGAGGCTCTTTATCGCCGAAAAAGTTGGGCCATCCGTTCCATGCCGAACCATCGACGAGTGGCGCGTCCATCGGTGATGCGAGAGTCGCTGTTGGAGTGAAACACGCCACTCCCGACACGAGTCCGCTGAAGGTGCTCAACAGCAGTCCCTCCCCGTCGGGCGTTAATCGAAG GACGGCCGTTTTGTTTACACGCAAAGCACAGGCTGCTCTGAAGAAGCCAGAGCTGCTATCACGTGGTGAAGCCGCTATCGGTGGAGCGAACTCCACAACGGTGGCGCACGCCACTCCGCACGCCATGTCGACAACGGAATTGCTGCAAAAGTCAGCGAAAAAGATTAACCGCGGCAAGCGCATCGGCAAGAGTGGCAAGGGTATCGAGTCGTTCCTAGAGTCGGCCACCTCGTCCGCGCTCGACGGAAAGGGTCTCCGCAAATCGCTCGAAGCCATCCCGGACAGCTTCCGGGTGTACCGTGGGCAGCAGGATCGCGAGATCAGCGACTCCGAAAGCAATCTCAGCCTCACCGGAAGCACCTGCAGCAGTTGCAGTGGGTTCAGTGGTAGTGGCACCGAGTCCGAGTTTGG CATGGATGAAGATCAATCGTTCTGCGACACGGAGATGTCGTCCGGGACTGGCGAACACGAGGACGCGGTCGAGCAGTTCCCGGAAAAGCCGGCCCTCGAGCCGCTGAAGCTCGTGTGGGCCAAGTGCCGTGGTTACCCATGGTATCCGGCCCTCATCATCGATCCATGCATTCCGAAAGGGTTCGTGCACAATGGCGTCCCACTGCCGGCCCCTCCCGCCGACGTGCTGGCCCTGCGTAGTAACTACGACGAGCCCGTCTTCCTGGTGCTGTTTTTCGATGTGAAGCGCACCTGGCAGTGGTTGCCCGTGGGCAAACTGGAACTGCTCGGGGTCGACAAGGAGCTGGACCAGAGCAAGCTGATCGAGTCGCGCAAAGCCACCGAACGGAAGGCGGTCAACAAGGCGTACCAGGAGGCGCTCCACTATCACAGCCAAGTGTCGAGTGCCGATGGACCGGCGGGAAAGTTATGA